In Nonomuraea sp. NBC_00507, the following are encoded in one genomic region:
- a CDS encoding glycoside hydrolase family 25 protein — protein sequence MLQGIDVSNWQGSVDWTGHAEAGVAFAFAKATEGGDWTDKLFARNWNGMRETWLVCGAYHFARPKGDPIEQARHFLDTIRAAGGLRRGDLIALDLEEDDGLRPERVARFARRWCHFVERHGRVRPFVYTYYSFANRGNCAGLAEYPLWIAHPERPRGQPLVPRPWRDWTIHQYVNSPIDRNVFHGTRKELTKLGFHPR from the coding sequence GTGCTGCAAGGCATCGATGTGTCTAATTGGCAGGGCTCCGTCGACTGGACCGGCCACGCAGAAGCCGGAGTGGCCTTCGCCTTCGCCAAGGCCACCGAGGGCGGCGACTGGACCGACAAGTTGTTCGCGCGCAACTGGAACGGCATGCGCGAGACCTGGTTGGTCTGCGGCGCCTACCACTTCGCCAGGCCCAAGGGCGACCCCATCGAGCAGGCCCGCCACTTCCTGGACACCATCAGGGCGGCCGGTGGGCTGCGCCGCGGTGACCTGATCGCGCTCGACCTGGAGGAGGACGACGGTCTGCGGCCGGAGCGGGTCGCCAGGTTCGCGCGCCGCTGGTGCCACTTCGTCGAGCGGCACGGCCGGGTGCGGCCGTTCGTGTACACGTACTACTCGTTCGCGAACCGCGGAAACTGCGCGGGCCTGGCCGAATACCCGCTCTGGATCGCGCACCCGGAGCGGCCCCGCGGCCAGCCCCTCGTGCCCAGGCCGTGGCGGGACTGGACCATCCACCAATACGTCAACAGCCCGATCGACCGCAACGTCTTCCACGGCACCCGCAAGGAGCTGACAAAGCTGGGCTTTCACCCGCGATAG
- the thrS gene encoding threonine--tRNA ligase gives MSAELRITLAGAERVVAAGTTAGEALEADGRTVVAARVNGEPRDLACVLAEGDVVEAIEASSEEGRAIVRHSTAHVMAQAVQELFPEAKLGIGPPVDNGFYYDFDVEQAFHPDDLKRIEKRMREIVKEGQLFSRRPVSDEEAREELAAEPYKLELIGLKGGAADEESVEVGAGQLTIYDNLDPKTGDLKWKDLCRGPHVPSTRSIPAFKLMRAGGAYWRGSEKNPQLQRIYGTAWESRDKQDEYLKLLEEAEKRDHRKLGAELDLFSFPPELGSGLPIFHPKGGIIRKEMEDYMRRRQAEAGYEFVNTPHITKSSLFETSGHLPWYAEDMFPAFELEGIEYRVKPMNCPMHNLIYRARGRSYRELPLRLCEFGSVYRYEKSGVVHGLTRVRGMTQDDAHIYTTREQMADEIKSLLRFVLSVLRDFGLSDFYLELSTRDESEKFIGDPAEWVEATEALRQVATESGLTLVDDPGGAAFYGPKISVQAKDAIGRTWQLSTIQLDLNQPKRFGLEYQAADGSRQTPVMIHRALFGSVERFLGVLTEHYAGAFPPWLSPVQVVGIPIAEAHVSYLQDVAKKLAERGVRIEVDTADDRMQKKIRNAQKAKIPFMLLAGDDDIANGAVSFRYRSGEQKNGVPVDEAIAEIVDAVERRVQV, from the coding sequence GTGTCAGCCGAGCTACGCATCACCCTCGCCGGAGCCGAGCGTGTGGTCGCGGCCGGCACGACGGCCGGTGAGGCGCTCGAGGCCGACGGCCGCACGGTCGTCGCGGCCAGGGTCAACGGCGAGCCGCGCGACCTGGCCTGCGTTCTGGCCGAGGGCGACGTCGTCGAGGCGATCGAGGCCTCCAGTGAGGAAGGCCGGGCCATCGTCCGCCATTCCACCGCCCACGTCATGGCGCAGGCGGTGCAGGAGCTGTTCCCCGAGGCCAAGCTGGGCATCGGGCCGCCCGTGGACAACGGGTTCTACTACGACTTCGACGTCGAGCAGGCGTTCCACCCCGACGATCTCAAGCGCATCGAGAAGCGCATGCGGGAGATCGTCAAGGAGGGGCAGCTGTTCTCCCGCCGGCCCGTCAGCGACGAGGAAGCGCGTGAGGAGCTGGCCGCGGAGCCTTACAAGCTGGAGCTGATCGGGCTCAAGGGCGGGGCCGCCGATGAGGAGTCGGTCGAGGTCGGCGCGGGGCAGCTGACGATCTACGACAACCTCGACCCCAAGACCGGCGACCTGAAGTGGAAGGATCTGTGCCGCGGCCCGCACGTGCCGTCCACCCGGTCGATCCCGGCGTTCAAGCTCATGCGCGCAGGCGGCGCCTACTGGCGGGGCAGCGAGAAGAACCCGCAGCTGCAGCGCATCTACGGCACCGCGTGGGAGTCTCGCGACAAGCAGGACGAATACCTCAAGCTACTGGAGGAGGCCGAGAAGCGCGACCACCGCAAGCTCGGCGCCGAGCTCGACCTGTTCAGCTTCCCGCCGGAGCTGGGCAGCGGCCTGCCGATCTTCCATCCCAAGGGCGGGATCATCCGCAAGGAGATGGAAGACTACATGCGCCGGCGGCAGGCCGAGGCGGGCTACGAGTTCGTCAACACGCCGCACATCACCAAGTCGTCGCTGTTCGAGACCTCCGGCCACCTGCCGTGGTATGCCGAGGACATGTTCCCGGCATTCGAGCTGGAGGGCATCGAATACCGCGTCAAGCCGATGAACTGCCCGATGCACAACCTGATCTACCGGGCGCGCGGACGCTCCTACCGCGAGCTGCCGCTGCGGTTGTGCGAGTTCGGCTCGGTCTATCGCTACGAGAAGTCGGGCGTGGTGCACGGGCTGACCCGCGTGCGCGGCATGACGCAGGACGACGCGCACATCTACACCACCAGGGAGCAGATGGCCGATGAGATCAAGTCGCTGCTGAGGTTCGTGCTCAGCGTGCTGCGCGACTTCGGTCTGTCGGACTTCTACCTGGAGTTGTCCACCCGCGACGAGTCGGAGAAGTTCATCGGCGACCCGGCGGAGTGGGTGGAGGCCACCGAGGCCCTGCGCCAGGTCGCCACGGAGTCGGGGCTGACGCTGGTGGACGACCCGGGTGGGGCGGCCTTCTACGGGCCGAAGATCTCCGTGCAGGCCAAGGACGCGATCGGCCGCACCTGGCAGCTGTCCACGATCCAGCTCGACCTCAACCAGCCCAAGCGCTTCGGCCTGGAATACCAGGCGGCCGACGGCTCCCGGCAGACCCCGGTCATGATCCATCGGGCGCTGTTCGGCTCCGTCGAGCGCTTCCTCGGCGTGCTCACCGAGCACTATGCCGGCGCGTTCCCGCCCTGGCTGTCGCCGGTGCAGGTGGTGGGCATCCCGATCGCCGAGGCGCACGTGTCCTACCTGCAGGACGTGGCGAAGAAGCTGGCCGAGCGCGGCGTCCGGATCGAGGTGGACACCGCCGACGACCGGATGCAGAAGAAGATCCGCAACGCGCAGAAGGCCAAGATCCCCTTCATGCTGCTGGCCGGTGACGACGACATCGCCAACGGGGCGGTCTCGTTCCGCTACCGCAGCGGGGAGCAGAAGAACGGGGTGCCGGTGGACGAGGCGATCGCCGAGATCGTCGACGCCG